DNA sequence from the Longimicrobium sp. genome:
CGGCGCTGTCTCCGGCCTCCAGCGCCTGGTGGAAGCGCGCCACGGTGGCGGCGACCTCAACCGAATACTGCGCGACGGATCGAGCGGGCGCCGCGGAGACCACGTCCCGCGGTTCGATCACGACGACCGGCGCGGGATCTACCTGGACGGTGGGCTGCGGCGACATGGTGAACCGCGGGCCGCATGGACGCCCGCACGCGGCGAGCAGGACGACGAGCATGATCCCGAGCTTCGCACGCATCAGAGCCATCCCTTCTCCCGCGCCAGCCGCGCCGCCTCCACGCGGTTGGCCGCCCCCAGCTTGGAGATGGCGGCGGAGAGATAGTTGCGGACGGTGCCCTCCGACAGGAACAGCGACGCGCCGATGGACGCGCTGGCGAGACCTTCGCCGGCCAGCCGCAGCACCTGCCGCTCGCGGTCGGTGAGCGGGTCGCTTTCTGTCCACGCCTCGCGCGCCAGCGTCGGATCGATGGCGCGCCCGCCGGCGTGTACGCGACGCACCGCGTTCGCCAGCTCGTCGGAGGGGCTGTCCTTGAGCAGGTACCCGCTGGCGCCGGCATCCAGCGCACGCCGAAGGTAGCCGGCGCGGGCGAAGGTGGTGAGGATCACTACACGCGTCCGCAGCTTGCGCCGGGTGATCTCCGCGGCCAGGTCCAGCCCCGTCATCCCGGGCATCTCGATGTCGGTCAGCACCACGTCCGGCGCGTCGCGCTCCACCAGCGCGAGCGCCTCGTCGCCGTTCGCCGCACGGCCCACGACCTCGATGTCGCTTTCGATCTGGAGCAGCGCGGTCAGCGCGCCCAGCACCATCGCCTGGTCCTCCGCCACGAGCACGCGAATCATCCCCAGCCTCCCGGTTCCCGCGTCCCGGCGTTCGCGGCCGGCCCGGGCCCGTCGGGGACGCGCACGGAAATCCGCACGCCGCGCCCGCCGATGCCGCTGCCGCCCGTCATCGTTCCACCCGCCGCCTCCACGCGCTCGCGCATTCCGCGCAGCCCGCTCCCCTCGGTCACGGCGCCCGCGCGTCCGTCGTCTTCCACCTCCAGCACATATCCGCCGGGCTCCCGCCTCAGCCGAACGCTGCAGGCCTGCGCCTGCGAGTGGCGCACCACGTTCGTCACCGCCTCGCGCAGCGCCAGCGCCAGCGACTCTTCCACCTCGCGCTCCAGCGTTACCGGCGGCATGTCCACCATCGCGCGGATGCCGGCCGCGGCCAGGATGGCGGCGGACTGCCGGGCCTCGTCGTCGAGCGATGCGCGGTAGCCGCGCACCGCCTCGCGCACCTCGCGCAGCGCCTTGCGGGCCACCTGCTCCACCTCGCGGATCTCCCGTGCCGCCGCTTCGACGTCGCGCGTGGCCAGCTTGGACGCCAGCTCCGACTTGAGGACGATGAGCGAAAGCGTGTGCCCCAGCACGTCGTGAAGGTCGCGGCCGATGCGCTCGCGCTCCGCCACCGCGGCCAGGTGTCGGATCTGCTCGTGCGCAAGCTTGAGCCTGGCGTTGACCCTGGCCTCCTGGGCGTAGTGAAGGTTCACGAAGCCGATCAGCAGGGGCATGCCCACGGCGGGAAACCAGTACCACAGCGGGGGCTGCGCCAACCACGAGCTCGCCGCCCCTGCGGCGGCCACGATCACGATCGCTCGCGCCGCCACCCGCGGTCCCGCCAGGTTTCCCGCGAAGCTCGCCGCGTAGATGAAGAACACCGAGGCGCCCACGTTCAGCGGCGTCATCACCACGCCCAGCAGCGCCTGGACGGCGACCACCACCATCAGCGCCCGGCCCTGCACCCAGAAGCCGCGGAAGTACGAGACCAGGAACACCGCGACGACGAGCGCGGTCACCGCCGGGTACGCGCGGGCCGAGTGGGCCAGGCGCAGGGGCACCGCCGGCTCGATCAGAAAGAAGGTCAGGTAGATGAGCCACGCGTACGCCGTCCACCCCACTCCGCCGCCGGCGGGCACCAGCCGGCGGCGGGGGGATGATGCCGGGGCGGCGGCCGGGCCGGTCTCCATCAGCGCAGGCCGAAGTCGTCGATGCGCAGCTCGAACGGCCCCGGCTGCGGGCCGCCCGCCAGCACCACGCCCATCACGTCGTGCCCGTCGATGCCGAAGTCCGACCAGGCGAACCGCACCTCGCGCCACTCCGGTCCCGCGACGAAGGTGCGGATGAGCG
Encoded proteins:
- a CDS encoding sensor histidine kinase, translating into METGPAAAPASSPRRRLVPAGGGVGWTAYAWLIYLTFFLIEPAVPLRLAHSARAYPAVTALVVAVFLVSYFRGFWVQGRALMVVVAVQALLGVVMTPLNVGASVFFIYAASFAGNLAGPRVAARAIVIVAAAGAASSWLAQPPLWYWFPAVGMPLLIGFVNLHYAQEARVNARLKLAHEQIRHLAAVAERERIGRDLHDVLGHTLSLIVLKSELASKLATRDVEAAAREIREVEQVARKALREVREAVRGYRASLDDEARQSAAILAAAGIRAMVDMPPVTLEREVEESLALALREAVTNVVRHSQAQACSVRLRREPGGYVLEVEDDGRAGAVTEGSGLRGMRERVEAAGGTMTGGSGIGGRGVRISVRVPDGPGPAANAGTREPGGWG
- a CDS encoding response regulator transcription factor produces the protein MIRVLVAEDQAMVLGALTALLQIESDIEVVGRAANGDEALALVERDAPDVVLTDIEMPGMTGLDLAAEITRRKLRTRVVILTTFARAGYLRRALDAGASGYLLKDSPSDELANAVRRVHAGGRAIDPTLAREAWTESDPLTDRERQVLRLAGEGLASASIGASLFLSEGTVRNYLSAAISKLGAANRVEAARLAREKGWL